A single genomic interval of Microbacterium hydrocarbonoxydans harbors:
- a CDS encoding helix-turn-helix transcriptional regulator — translation MNRTDRLYALVEELRAMSPRPRSARWLAERFEVSRRTVERDLSALQQAGLPIWAEPGRTGGYVIDAAATLGPAGFTLDEAIAVLIGLGGLRRSPFRQPAATAARKILAVMPDEEARRAKALASRVHLLEPVEESPTPPAFATALRAGRVVRLRYRDPAGRESVREVEPLGSIGKDGYWYLIAWCRLRDGVRAFRGDRMLSVDLTDERPEPRILRREDLGIQYGHLRSVIDD, via the coding sequence GTGAACCGTACCGACCGTCTCTACGCTCTCGTCGAGGAGCTGCGCGCAATGTCGCCCCGGCCGCGCAGCGCGCGCTGGCTGGCAGAGCGTTTCGAGGTGTCCCGAAGAACGGTCGAGCGCGACCTCTCCGCTTTGCAGCAGGCGGGCCTCCCCATCTGGGCGGAGCCGGGGCGGACCGGTGGCTACGTCATCGATGCCGCCGCGACGCTGGGTCCTGCGGGGTTCACACTCGATGAAGCGATCGCGGTGCTGATCGGGCTCGGCGGTCTACGACGCAGTCCGTTCCGGCAGCCCGCTGCGACCGCTGCGCGGAAGATCCTCGCCGTCATGCCAGACGAAGAGGCCCGGCGCGCGAAGGCGCTCGCGTCGCGGGTGCACCTGCTCGAGCCCGTTGAGGAGTCGCCGACGCCGCCGGCGTTCGCTACCGCGCTCAGGGCGGGACGCGTCGTGCGTCTCCGCTATCGGGATCCTGCGGGGAGGGAGTCTGTGCGCGAGGTCGAGCCACTGGGCTCGATCGGCAAGGACGGCTACTGGTACCTCATCGCCTGGTGCCGACTTCGCGACGGCGTCAGGGCATTCCGAGGCGATCGGATGCTCTCGGTCGATCTGACGGACGAGCGACCGGAGCCGCGCATCCTGCGTCGAGAGGATCTCGGCATCCAGTACGGTCACCTGCGATCCGTGATCGACGACTGA